In Pyrus communis chromosome 1, drPyrComm1.1, whole genome shotgun sequence, the following are encoded in one genomic region:
- the LOC137733947 gene encoding heavy metal-associated isoprenylated plant protein 43-like, whose product MVQRTVLKVDISCLKCKKKLLKAVSGLQGVDKVEVDATKGTLTVTGNCDPYEIIVRTGKAGKFAEVVSIGPPPAPPKPAEKKPEVKKPEEKKPDQKVEHLHMPHNCEECQRLAIVRLDPSYDHNPSCSIM is encoded by the exons ATGGTACAAAGGACTGTCCTCAAGGTTGATATATCATGCCTAAAATGCAAGAAGAAGCTCCTCAAGGCAGTGTCTGGCCTACAAG GTGTGGATAAAGTTGAAGTTGATGCAACCAAAGGAACTTTGACTGTAACAGGCAACTGTGATCCCTATGAAATAATTGTTCGAACTGGAAAAGCAGGTAAATTTGCTGAAGTAGTGAGTATTGGGCCGCCTCCTGCTCCACCTAAACCTGCAGAAAAGAAGCCCGAAGTGAAgaaacctgaagaaaaaaaaccagaCCAGAAGGTCGAACACCTTCACATGCCCCATAACTGTGAAGAATGTCAAAGATTGGCCATTGTAAGGCTGGATCCTAGTTATGATCACAACCCCTCCTGTTCTATCATGTGA
- the LOC137729043 gene encoding probable methyltransferase TCM_000336 yields the protein MHHVNLPSKYKKQAPPSSKAAENQLQQASMGVENVFHMTGGVGRTSYARNSSLQKKASDMVKNITLEAIQELYLTTTPKSLGVADLGCSSGPNTLSIIKEIIEAVEGFSIKTFQPSPEFRVHLNDLPSNDFNSIFKALPDFSKDLSDERSNGKSPSIYIGAYPGSFYGRLFPNNTLHFVYSSYSLHWLSRVPPKIYCKEGKSINKGSVYISESSPVGVSQAYLKQFQEDFTLFLKSRSEELTAGGRMVLILLGRSGPDHVDRGNCFLWQLLSQSIAILVSEGEVEEEKLDSYDVHFYAPSRDEIEQEVRKEGSFELDRFEMFWLDERHGKNDESYGTSIAMTVRAIQEPMIGQHFGEGILDSLFENFGRLVDEEAAKEEIKPITFGIVLRKL from the exons ATGCATCATGTGAATTTGCCTTCAAAATATAAGAAGCAAGCTCCACCAAGTTCGAAGGCAGCAGAGAACCAGCTGCAACAAGCTAGCATGGGTGTAGAGAATGTCTTCCACATGACTGGAGGAGTTGGCCGTACAAGCTATGCCAGAAATTCTTCACTCCAG AAGAAGGCATCTGATATGGTAAAGAACATAACTTTAGAGGCAATACAAGAACTTTACCTCACAACAACTCCAAAAAGCTTAGGCGTAGCTGATTTGGGCTGTTCATCCGGACCCAACACCTTATCAATCATCAAAGAAATCATTGAAGCAGTTGAAGGCTTCAGTATAAAAACATTTCAACCATCACCAGAGTTCAGAGTTCACCTCAATGATCTTCCCTCCAATGACTTCAACTCAATCTTCAAGGCCTTGCCAGACTTCTCCAAAGACCTCAGCGACGAAAGAAGTAATGGGAAATCTCCCTCTATTTATATAGGAGCCTATCCTGGCTCATTTTATGGAAGACTTTTTCCCAACAATACATTGCACTTTGTCTACTCATCCTACAGTTTGCACTGGCTATCTAGG GTTCCTCCAAAAATTTACTGCAAAGAGGGGAAGTCTATAAACAAAGGAAGTGTTTACATTTCTGAATCAAGCCCTGTTGGAGTTTCTCAAGCTTACCTGAAGCAATTTCAAGAGGACTTCACTTTGTTCCTTAAGTCAAGGTCTGAGGAGCTGACTGCAGGAGGAAGAATGGTGCTGATCTTGTTGGGAAGGAGTGGCCCGGATCATGTTGATAGAGGCAATTGTTTCTTATGGCAGCTTCTTTCTCAGTCCATTGCCATTTTGGTTTCCGAG GGTGAAGTTGAGGAGGAAAAGCTTGACTCATATGATGTGCATTTCTATGCTCCATCGAGAGATGAAATAGAACAGGAAGTGAGGAAGGAGGGTTCTTTTGAATTGGACAGGTTTGAGATGTTTTGGCTGGATGAGAGGCATGGCAAGAACGATGAGAGCTATGGAACTAGTATTGCAATGACTGTGAGGGCTATTCAAGAACCAATGATTGGGCAGCATTTTGGAGAA